In Halogranum gelatinilyticum, the DNA window GTGTCCGCGCCGTCGCCTTACGGCGACAGACGCTGACGGTCTTGCAAGACTCACGCTGTTCGTCTTGCTGACAATCAGGTCTTCGCCCTACGGGCTCAGACGCTGACGGTCTCGCGGGAACAGCACAGCCTCACGGATGTTCTCCAGGCCGAGCATCGTCATGATGAGCCGCTCGCCGCCGAGACCGAAGCCGGCGTGCGGGGGCATCCCGTATTTGAACATCTTCGTGTAGTAGTCGAACGACTCGGGGTCGAGACCCTGCTGCTCGAAGCCGGCGACGAGGTGCTCGTAGCGGTGCTCACGCTGGCCACCGGAGACGAGCTCCATCTTCGGGTGCATCATGTCGAAGCCCGTCGAGAGCTGCTCGTCGTCGTCGTGGTCCTTGATGTAGAACGGCTTGATCTCCGAGGGCCAGTCGGTGATGAAGTAGTGCTCACCGACGTCCTCGCCGAGTGCCTTCTCGCCCTCGGTCGGGAGGTCGTCGCCCCAGACGAGCTGCTCGTCGAGTTTGCCCGTCGCGTTGATGCGCTGGATGGCCTCCTCGTAGCTCAGACGCGGGAACTCGCCCTCGGGAGCCTCGAACTCGTCTTCGAGACCGAGCGCTTCGAGCTCCGTCTGGCAGTTCTCCTCGACTGCCTCGTAGGCGGCCTTGACGACGGCCTCACAGACGTCCATCGCCTCGCTGTGGTCGATGAAGGCCGACTCGAAGTCGATGGAGGTCGCCTCGTTGAGGTGGCGCGGCGTGTTGTGCTCTTCGGCGCGGAAGATCGGACCGATCTCGAAGACGCGCTCGAGGCCGGAGCCGACCATCAGCTGCTTGAACAGCTGCGGCGACTGGTTCATGAACGCCTCCTTGCCGAAGTACGTGATGGGGAACAGCTCGGTACCGCCCTCGGTCCCCGTGGCGACGATCTTCGGCGTGTTGATCTCCGTGGCGTAGAAGTCACGGAACTCCTCGCGGACGGCGCGGAGGACCTCGGCGCGGATCTCGAAGACCGCCTTCACCTCGTCCTTGCGGAGGTCGAGCGTGCGGTTGTCGAGACGCGTCGAGAGTTCGGCGTCGACCTTGCCGGAGGGGTCGAGCGGCAGTTCGGGGTCGGCGTCGGCGAGGACCTCGACGGAGTCGGGCGTGACTTCGACGCCCGTCGGTGCGCGGGGCTCCTCCTCGACGGCACCCTCGACGACCACGACGCTCTCGCGGTGGACGCCGAGGCCCGTCTCGACGAGCTCCTCGTCCATCTCGTCCTTCTCGAATTTGACCTGAATCTTCCCGGACTTGTCCCGGAGGATCAGAAAGGCGATGCCGCCGAGGTCACGAATCTCGTGGACCCAGCCTGCGACCTTGACGTGGTCGCCGGGTTCGGCGTCTGCCGTGTAGGTTCGGCCTTGCATACCGCTTCGTTTCCAGTCCGGCGTCTTAAAATCGGCCGTTTCGACCGGCACAGTGGGTCTCGTTGCCACACGCTCTCGATAGCTGTCGGCACGATTCGGGGGGCCATCCCGGTAGGAGAAAGAGCGGCGACTGCAAACGCGCGAGTCGGCGATGAACGCCCCGCTTCCGTCCCAGTCTCAGGCCGTCCGCGCGCCAGCCTCTGCGTCGCGGTCGGCTTTCGCGTCCTTCGCACCCTCGACAGTCTCGCGGACCGCGTCGACGCCCTCGTCGTGCAGGAGGTTGCCGACGACGACGGCGTCCGAGTGCGTCGCCATCCCGTACGCCGAGTCGTAGTCGTGGATGCCGCCGCCGTAGAACAGCGTCGCCTCGTCGAGCGCGTCGTGCGCGGCGGCGACCTTCTCCGTGTCGCCGTAGGTGCCCGAGTATTCGACGTAGACGATCTTCTGGCCGAACATCTTCTCCGCCACGCGGGCGAAGGAGGCGACGTCCTCGGCCGTCTGGTCGGTGTCGGCCTCGGTGTACTCCGCGACGGAGGAGTCGGGGTTGAGCACGATGTACGCCTCGGTGTGGGTGCGCTCCCAGTCGAGACCGTCCTCGATACGGACCCACTCCTTGTGCGCGCCGGTGACCCAGAAGGAGTCCTTGGCGTTGAACACGGTCGGGATGAGGTAGCCGTCGAGCGCGTCGTCGTCGATGACGACGCCGGGGTTCGACGGCTCCTGATAGACGGGCACGTCGTGCTTCGCACACGCGTCGATGACGCGTTCCATCTTCTCCTCGGTCATGTCGAGCGTGCCGCCGATTTCGAGCGCGTCGGTGCCGGTCGCACAGACGTCCTCGAACGTCTCACCCTCGACGAGGTCTTTGTCCGGGTCGATCTTCGTGATATGGTCCCAGTCTGTCCACGGCGCGGTCATTGGACGATATACTGCGTCTATGGGTGAAAAAGGGTACGAAAGTGGAGTTCGGGTGCTCGGACTAGTCTGCGGAGGCCTGCCACTTCCGCACCGTATCCGCACCGACCCCGCTCACCTTCGCCGCGATGTCGTCGGGGTCCGAGTCCTTCAGTCCGGGCACGTCCTCGATGCCGGCTTCCTTCAGTTTCTCAGCGGTCTTCTCGCCGATGCCCTGAATCGACTCCAGTTCCGAGCCGCCAGCCTGCCGGGCCTGATACTCGCGGTAGTTGCAGATCGGGCAGCCAAGCTCCCAGGGTTCGTCGTCGTCGTCGCCGCTCGTGACGACCAGATGCGGCAGGCCGTGTTCCTCGCACTCCTCGTCTGTGACCTCGATCTCCCCGCGCCGCGGCAGCGGCAGCGAGTAGTCACAGTCGGGATAGCGCGTACAGCCGACGAGTCGCGAGCCGGAACGGAGCTGTTTGATGGCCAACTCGCCGCCGTGCTCCTCGCCACAGTCCGGGCAGGCACCGATGACTTCGTCCTCCTGTTCGTCGGCCTCGTCGGCCTTGCACTGCGGGCAGCCGTGGGTGAAGGTCTTGCGCCCGGCGAGCATCTTGACCTCGTGGAGTTCGTGCTCCTCGCACTCCTCGTCGAGGATGAGCGGCTTGCCCGTCGACGGTAGCGGCAGGGTGTAGGTGCAGTCGGGGTAGCCGTCGCAGCCGACGAAGTACGAGCCGTGGCGGGATTTCCGAATCAGGAGGTCCTCGCCGCAGTCGGGACACGGGCCGAGGGTCTTGTCCGCCTTCAGCGACTTCTTGAGCTGCGACCCCAGCTCGTCGGAGTGCTCCATCAGCCCCTCGAAGACCTGTTCGAGCATCTCGCGGGACTCGTTGGTCACGTCCTCGTAGTTCGCCGTCCCGTCGGCGATAGCGAGCATATCCTCCTCCAATTGGGCAGTCATCTCCTCGCTCACGATGAGGTCCGCGAAGTCCTCACCAGCCGTGACGACCGCCCGCGCGAGCCGCGTCGGCTTCGGCGGGTCCGACTCGATGTAGCCGCGGTCGTAGAGCTTCTGGATGACGTCGTGGCGCGTCGCCTTCGTCCCGATGCCCATCTGCTCCATCGTCTCGATGAGCCGCGACTGGCCGTAGCGGCGCGGCGGCTGGGTCTGCTTGGCCTCGATGCTCGTATCCGTCACCGCCAGTTCCTCGCCCTCTTCGACGTCCGGCACGAAGCTCTCGGAACTGCTGAAGTAGGGGTAGACCGCGTGGTAGCCCTCCTTGACGAGCCGCTTGCCATTGGCCTTCAGCGAGAGGCCCGCCACGTCGGCGACGACGCGCAGATGTTCCCACTTCGCGGCCTCGGCGACGGTCGCGAAGAACCGCCGGACGACGAGTTCGTAGACCTCGTACTCGTCTTCCGAGAGGTCCGACGCCGACGGCAGCTCGCCGGTCGGATGAATCGGGGGGTGGTCCGTCGTCTCCTTCTCGCCCGCGGTCGGCTCGATGTCCTCCTGTTCGAGCAGCGACTCGGCGTCGTCACCGAAGTCGCGCGTCCCGGTGAACGAATCGAGCAGTTCCCGCGGGTCGAGATCCTCGGGGTAGTGGGTGTTGTCCGTCCGCGGGTAGGTGATGTAGCCAGCGGTGTAGAGGTCCTCGGCGATGCTCATCGCGCGCTGGGCGGAGTAGCCGATGGACCCCGCCGCGCGGATGAACTGCGTGGTGTTGAACGGCGCGGGGGGCGTGTCGGTCCGGGTCCGGCGGTTGACGGAGGTGACCGTCGCCGTCGACTTCGTCTGGAGCGTCTCGAAGGCCTCCATCGCGGACGCCTCGTCCCAGACGCGCTCGGCCTCGTTGTCGTCCTCGTCGAGGTAGAAAAACCGCGCCTCGAAGGATTCGTCGTCCTTCTCCAAGTCGGCAAAGAGTTCCCAGTAGTCCTCGGGGTCGAAGGCGTCGATCTCGCGCTCGCGGTCGACGATGAGCTTCAGGGTCGGTCCCTGCACCCGGCCGACCGAGATGAAGTCGTTGCCGAGTTGGCGCGCCGACAGCGAGAGGAAGCGTGTCAGTGCCGCCCCCCAGACGAGGTCGATGACCTGTCGGGCCTCGCCCGCAGCCGCGAGGTCGAAGTCGAGGTCGTCGCGGTTCTCGAACGCCTCGGTCACCTCGCGCTTCGTGATGGAGGAGAAGCGCACGCGGTCGACGTTGACGTCCTCGTTGACCTCGCGGACGAGCTCGTAGGCTTCCTTGCCGATCAACTCGCCCTCGCGGTCGTAGTCGGTTGCGATGACGACGTTGCCTGCTTTGCGGGCGAGCCGTCGGAGGGCCGCGACGATGTTCTCCTGGGTGGGGTGTTTGTCGATGGGTGCGTCGATGAGTTCGACCGGTTCGACGTCCCGCCAGTCGTTGTACTCCGGGGGGAAGTCGACGCCGACGACGTGTCCGGAGAGACCGATACAGCGCTTGCCGCCCCACTTGTAGACGTTGACGCCGTTCATCCGCTCGGCCTCCGCGGACTCGCCGCTGAGGATCGCGGCGATGCGCCTCGCCGCGTTGTCTTTCTCCGTGATTATCAGTTCAGGGCCACGACTCATTGGGCAGCGATAGGCGCAGGGATGGCCTAAATCTTTCGTGCCGCAACCGAGAAAACCGCACGACAGCGGCGACCCAAGGCGCGCAGGTGAGCGCGTGGCGGGCGCGCATAATGCGCGTACACGCGAGAGATGTGTCAGCCTCGCCTAACCGGGCTGCCCGTCCTCCGTCTTCCCACGTGAGCCCACAACACGCGGGGTTTTTGCACCCCTCTCCCCTCCTCACGGCCGTGCCGCAGCGAACCGACACTCGCGTCGACATGACGACGGGTGCCATCTCCCCGAAACTCCTCTCGCTCTCCTGGCCGCTGGTCGCGGGCAACCTCCTCCAGACGTTCTACAATCTGGCCGATATGTACTGGGTCGGCCGCGTCAGTGCCGAGGCCGTCGCCGCCGTCTCCCTGATGTTTCCGACCGCGTGGCTCTTCGTCTCTATCGCGATGGGACTCACGGCCGCCTCCGTCGCACTCGTCTCCCAGCACGTCGGCGCGGGCGAGGACCGCGCGGCCGACACCGTCGTCGCCCAGACCGCCCTCCTGACGGTCGTCGTCGGCGTCGTCCTCTCGTCTATCGGCTACCTCTTTCGGCGTCCCTTACTCGACCTCATCGGCGCGCAGGGACTGGTCTACACCGAGGCGTTGGCCTACATCG includes these proteins:
- the aspS gene encoding aspartate--tRNA(Asn) ligase: MQGRTYTADAEPGDHVKVAGWVHEIRDLGGIAFLILRDKSGKIQVKFEKDEMDEELVETGLGVHRESVVVVEGAVEEEPRAPTGVEVTPDSVEVLADADPELPLDPSGKVDAELSTRLDNRTLDLRKDEVKAVFEIRAEVLRAVREEFRDFYATEINTPKIVATGTEGGTELFPITYFGKEAFMNQSPQLFKQLMVGSGLERVFEIGPIFRAEEHNTPRHLNEATSIDFESAFIDHSEAMDVCEAVVKAAYEAVEENCQTELEALGLEDEFEAPEGEFPRLSYEEAIQRINATGKLDEQLVWGDDLPTEGEKALGEDVGEHYFITDWPSEIKPFYIKDHDDDEQLSTGFDMMHPKMELVSGGQREHRYEHLVAGFEQQGLDPESFDYYTKMFKYGMPPHAGFGLGGERLIMTMLGLENIREAVLFPRDRQRLSP
- a CDS encoding DNA topoisomerase I, which produces MSRGPELIITEKDNAARRIAAILSGESAEAERMNGVNVYKWGGKRCIGLSGHVVGVDFPPEYNDWRDVEPVELIDAPIDKHPTQENIVAALRRLARKAGNVVIATDYDREGELIGKEAYELVREVNEDVNVDRVRFSSITKREVTEAFENRDDLDFDLAAAGEARQVIDLVWGAALTRFLSLSARQLGNDFISVGRVQGPTLKLIVDREREIDAFDPEDYWELFADLEKDDESFEARFFYLDEDDNEAERVWDEASAMEAFETLQTKSTATVTSVNRRTRTDTPPAPFNTTQFIRAAGSIGYSAQRAMSIAEDLYTAGYITYPRTDNTHYPEDLDPRELLDSFTGTRDFGDDAESLLEQEDIEPTAGEKETTDHPPIHPTGELPSASDLSEDEYEVYELVVRRFFATVAEAAKWEHLRVVADVAGLSLKANGKRLVKEGYHAVYPYFSSSESFVPDVEEGEELAVTDTSIEAKQTQPPRRYGQSRLIETMEQMGIGTKATRHDVIQKLYDRGYIESDPPKPTRLARAVVTAGEDFADLIVSEEMTAQLEEDMLAIADGTANYEDVTNESREMLEQVFEGLMEHSDELGSQLKKSLKADKTLGPCPDCGEDLLIRKSRHGSYFVGCDGYPDCTYTLPLPSTGKPLILDEECEEHELHEVKMLAGRKTFTHGCPQCKADEADEQEDEVIGACPDCGEEHGGELAIKQLRSGSRLVGCTRYPDCDYSLPLPRRGEIEVTDEECEEHGLPHLVVTSGDDDDEPWELGCPICNYREYQARQAGGSELESIQGIGEKTAEKLKEAGIEDVPGLKDSDPDDIAAKVSGVGADTVRKWQASAD
- a CDS encoding phosphoglycerol geranylgeranyltransferase; translated protein: MTAPWTDWDHITKIDPDKDLVEGETFEDVCATGTDALEIGGTLDMTEEKMERVIDACAKHDVPVYQEPSNPGVVIDDDALDGYLIPTVFNAKDSFWVTGAHKEWVRIEDGLDWERTHTEAYIVLNPDSSVAEYTEADTDQTAEDVASFARVAEKMFGQKIVYVEYSGTYGDTEKVAAAHDALDEATLFYGGGIHDYDSAYGMATHSDAVVVGNLLHDEGVDAVRETVEGAKDAKADRDAEAGARTA